TATTTCTTTCCAAAGTCTAAGAACTGAAAGTAGAGCCTAGTTAGAGGTGAGCCCACTTACAGCAGCACCACCCGAACGATACCCTGTCTGAAGAATAGCTTGATAAACAACATCCCCTTTGTTTTCTCAAAGAGGCAAAggcctgccgggcgcggtggctcaagcctgtaatcccagcactttgggaggccgaggcgggtggatcacgaggtcaagagatcgagaccccatcctggtcaacacggtgaaaccccgtctctactaaaaatacaaaaaaattagctgggcatggtggcacgtgcctgtaatcccagctagtcaggaggctgaggcaggagaattgcctgaacccaggaggcggaggttgcggtgagccgagatcgcgccattgcattccagcctgggtaacaagagcgaaactctgtttccacaaaaaaaaaaaaaaaaaaaaaaggcaaaggccCATTTAAGATCCAAAAGAGATCAGTCAGTTCCATTTTCAGTCCTGAGTATTAGCAATGGGGTGGAGAAATAACAGAGTCAAAATTGATCTAAAATGCCAGcaaaaaacaagaagagaagTCTAAGAGCAGGCAAGAGAAAACCAAGTGAGGTTCAAAGAGCAGAGTGGTAGAATTCCTCCAGAAACTGTCTCAGGTATTTAAGACTAACACTGGTGCCAAAAGTCAAATGCCATGGGCTGGATTTTAAAACTATCCTTTTCTGATTCCCTTCAGCTCTGGACACCAGTGGTCCACATGGGCTGCTCCTACTCTCTTCTCTGAAAGTCTAATGTTTTCACTTCAGTTCCCAGGAAAAACGGCTCTGAATTTCTTACAGCAAAGTGTCGCTGGAAGGCTTTGGGCCCTCGGTAGGTGTAGTTTCCACAAATCTCACAGTTGTAGTTGATATTTAGGCCATGAAGTTTATATAGCCAGTAGGGAAtgggctaaaaaagaaaaagaaaaacaaaaaacaaaaccaacatgaAGCGTTAGCCTACTAAACTCTGTATCTGCTTCCAAAATGGGGAATGGGGAGAAGGTGGTAGTGCTGAGACTTACTTTGCCATCCCACCCAAGTGGCAGGTTTTTGGGGTTGTAAATGATCTCATTCTCTTCAtcttcactctcactctcactaatctgctcttcttcctcctcttctcgcTCTTCTCCTGTCCTTGCTTGCTTGCGTTGTACATTTTCATGAGTGAGATGTCGCTGTTCCTAAGGCAGGTCCATAaatgaaaagtcagaaaaaagtAGTGCagaagaagccaggcatggtggctcacacctgtaatccccagcactttgggaggtcgaggtgggcggatcacttaaggtcatgagtttgaaaccagcctgaccaacatagagaaaacctgtctttactaaaaataaaaaattagctgggtatggtggtacatgtctataattccggctactcaggagactgaagcagaactgcttgaacctgggagatgcaggttgtggtgagctgagatcgcaccattgtactgaAGTCttggcaacaatagtgaaactctatctcaaaaaaaaaaaaaaaaatttcggaATGAGAAGGGGAAATTTCCTGTTGCTGATCTCTTACTTCCAAGGATAAGGTTCTTTCTTctagaataaaggaaaatcttgCCTTTGTATCAGAACTCCTTATCAGCAGGCCCTACCTGATACCAAAGAAAAAAGTCTAAGGTTTTAGATCACTTGCCTAATTTCTCATCTGAGGCTATTACAGAACAACAGAAAACAGTCTCATCTATTCTGACTCTAAAATATTTcttgcctgggtgtggtggctcacacctgtaatcccatcacttctgAGAAGCTagggtgggagaatcatttgaagccaagagtttaacataagcctgggcaacacagtgggaccctgtctctacaaaataattaaaaattagctaggcatggtggtgtgcacctgtggtcccagctacttaggaggctgaggcaggaggactgcttgagcccaggttgaggaagcagtgagctatgatcccgccattgcattccagcctgggtgacagagcaagaacctttctctctctctttttttttttttgagacagggtttcgctcttgttacccaggctggagtgcaatggcgcgatctcggctcaccgcaacctctgcctcctgggttcagtcaattctcctgcctcagcctcctgaatagctgggattacaggcacgcgccaccatgcccagctaattttttgtatttttagtagagatggggtttcaccatgttgatcgggatggtctcgatctcttgacctcgtgatccacccgcctcggcctcccaaagtgctgggattacaggcttgagccaccgcgcccagtcctttttttttttttttaaattaaaaaaaagaatgggccACTACGCCTGGtccattattagtattttttagagaaaggttCTTGggggctgggcgtagtggctcacgcctgtaatccaagcactttggaggccaaggcgggtggatcacctgaggtcggaagttcaagagcagcctggccaacgtggtgaaaccgtctttataaaaacaaacaaacaaacaaacaaacaaaaaactaataataaaattttaaaaatataaaatatttccttaaccaggactttcttctcctttcctcacCAACATGAGCACATTCTAACTTGCCTTGAGTCTCTCCTCATTCCAGTCTAATTTCCATTTTGCTACCAGGTTTATCTGTTTAAAAATCCAAAtctgtggccgggtgcagtggctcacacctgtaatcccagcactttgggaggccaaggcaggtggatcacctgaggtcaggagttcaaaccagcctgaccaatatggtgaaaatccgtctctactaaaaatacaaaaattggccgggcatggtggctcactactgtaatcccagcactctgggaggctgaggtgggcagattacgaggtcaagagattgagaaaatcctggccaacatggtgaaaacccgtctctactaagagatacaaaaattatcttctcACACAACTAatgtgaaagtttaaaaaaaaaccaaaaatattagcCGTGAGTAGTGGCGGGCGTGggtgatcccagttacttgggagactgaggcaggagaactgcttaaacccaggaggtggaggttgcagtgagccaatattgcagcgacagactctgtctcaaagaaaaaaaaaaaaaaaaaatccaaatctgTGGCACACTACCCTACTTACGAGAACTTCTATTGGCTTCCTACCGCTTATAAGGCAAAGTCCAAATTTCCAACATAAATCTCTCAAGTTTTCTCTCACCATTCCCTCCCTCACAAGTCATATTCCAGGCATACTACATTTCTCATTTCATGAACACATAATTGTATCTAATACTGTTGTATCTTTGTGTTTGCTGTTTCCTCTACCAGGaactttttcttctccctctttctaCTTAGAAAGCTCAACCTCACTGTATTAAGATATGtatcatattatattttaattatttgtctcCCTTAACCACAAAATGAGTTTCTCAAGGGCAAGAGGCTATACCATATTCACTATTGTACCAAAAAAATTCACATAATGTCCAAAATCTGGTATCAACAAATGGTGTTAATAACGGCAAAAATTTTATCAGTTCATAGTGAGAGCAACTTTCTGTAAAGTATTTGGCTAGAACTGGTTGGAATTCTGAAGAAAATATGTGCCATCTCCTGGCAGGGAAAACAAAATGCGCTTAAAGGAGGGAGAGGCCAGCCTTGATAGAtcccacctgtaaccccagcactgtgggaggccaaggcaagaggatcacttgagtccaggaattcaagaccagcctggccaacatggcaaaaccctgtctctaccaaaaatacaaaaattaactgggtgtggtggcacctacctgtagtccaagctactggggaggctgaggcacaagaatcacttgaacctgggaggcggaggttacagtgagccgagatcatgcactgcaccccagcctgggtgacagagtgagacactatttcaaaaaaagggccagatgtggtggctcacatcggtaatcccagcactttgggaggccaaggtgggcagatcacttgaggcgaggaattcaagaacagcctgtccaacatgatgaaaccccatctctattaaaaaagacaaaaattagccaggtgtggtggcacatgcctgtagtcccagctacttggggggctgaagcaggagaacggcttgaacccaggaggtggaggttgtagtaagctgagattgcgccacggcactccagcctgggtgacagagtgagactctgtctcaaaaaaaaaaaaaaaaaaaaagagagagagagagttgacaAACCTCTTGTCAAGGGCATGATTTTGTCAGTGGCCTCCTAGCCACCTTTACAAGACTGGCAACTCAGCCTAGCATAGCCCAAGTTCATAGCAAAGAATATGCCTCTCTAATATCCAACGTCTAGCTAGCCTTTTACTGAAAGCAGTCATAACAGAATCACAGCTGACTAGTTCTACACCTATTATATAGATGGTCCTCAAACAAGGGCAGAATGAAAATGTCCACAGcaattaacaaaaatatgtaaacaagCTATCTGACCCAGAGCCATCCACTCAAAGGACCATGTGAGTGTGTGTAAAGGGAAAGGCTCTGAAAGTAAAaaactgggccaggcgcagtggctcacgcctgtaatcccagcactttgggaggccaaggcgggtagatcatgaggtcagtctggccaatatagtgaaaccccgcctctactaaaaacacgaaaaattatctgggcatggtggcgcgtgcctttagttccagctactcaggaggctgaggcaggagaatcagttgaacccaggaggcggaagttgcagtggtCCGAGATTGCCTggacgacaaagtgagactgtctcaaaaaaaaaaaaaaaagaaaagaaaagaaaaaagaaaaagaaagaaactctacACAGTGTCTCTGGAGGAAAGACACTGAACATCTCTGGATGATCACTGCTGCCTTTTCTTCCtggaaagagatttattttcctcctaCTCCTCTCCCTACTTTCTCTCTGAGATAATCATCTTGCTCAGGCTAAGCCCTTTTCTAGCCCAACCCACACTTCAGCTCGTCctgaaatatttaaggagaacATTCACTGCCAGCTTTGTACTACTAATACTTTAGCCCTACTAAGTTTCTCACAATCTTATGAACATGTAAGTCAATGCCTTTTTGTAAGTCATAACTGAAATGCTGCTGCGAGTAGCATGTTACCTGCCCTTTAAGTGTCTGCTTTGTGGGCCACCCCTGAGTATTTTCTGAAGCCCAGGCAAAGAACCTGCACTATTCTGGACATTATATTAAGAAGGGACTCTCTtctccatgcctggccttatgGGAATTGGGCAACTTTGGGAGTATCATCTGACAACAGAATACGAACTTACTCAAGACCTTGGTACCCTGACGTCTATTTTGTGCCGTACTAGTTTATCACCTCACCTATCCATTCCTCTTTTGaacctagagaaaaaaatatcttccatAAGTTCCTCTCCCTTTAACTCCCATACTTTATACCATTTTCCGCTTTCAGCAGTCACTTACCCCGAGAATCTCTACGTATTCATAGATTTGGGCTTCTAGAAAAGCAATGTCTTTGTTCCTCTCAGTGtctctgagaaaaagaaacaagccgTTATCACTCAAGGATTCTCGCATCCATTGCCTTGTTCCCTATATCTGGGAACACTTACTGCACAActgcattaaaaattataagcacATGAGAAATACCATCCTACGAAAGGAAATGCTCTGTTCATCTCATGACTCTGACAGAAATACTGAAGGTATTTCTTAGAATGCATGGAGGCTTCCTCTATGACCTCATCTAGAAGGTGAAAGACATCAAGAGCACTTACATTTCCATCACTataatctacaaaaaaatgtgatatagaaGAGCAGGCTCTGCAGTAGGTAGACCTGGGCccaaatcctgactctgctacTTAGAACTATGAGAGAGTGGACACACACTATAACTTTTCTGAGTCCTTATCTGCAAAAACTCAGGATAACAACTATTTTTCAGGGTTGttgtaagaattagaaaaaaacatgcattaagaaaatgggccaggcgcagtgggtcatgcctgtaaatcccagcactttgggaggctgaggcaggaggatcgcttgaggcattcatgaccagactggccaacatagtgaaaccctgtctctactaaaaatacaaaaattaggcgggtgcaatggctcatgcctgtaatcccagcactttggaaggccaaggcaggtagattgcctgaggtcagttcaaaaccagcctggccaacatgatgaaaccttgtctctactaaaaatacaaaaattaggtgggcacagtggttcacacctgtaatcccagcactttgggaggccaaggcaggtggattgcctgaggtcaggagttgaaaaccagcctggccaacatggtgaaaccctgtctctactaaaaatacaaaaattagtcaggcacggtggcaggtgcctgtaatcccagctactcaagaggcagaggcaggagaatcactagaacctgggaggcacaggttgcaataagccaagatcgtgctactacactccagcctggacaacagagtgagactttgcctcaaaaaagaaaaaaaaaaattccctcagctgggtgcggtggctcacacctataatcccacactttgggaagccaaggcgggtgaatcacttaagctcaggagatgcagaccagcatggccaacataacgaaacccatctgtactaaaaatacaaaaaatcagccaggtgtggtggtgcactcctgtagtcccagctattcaggaggttgagcaagtcaatcccttgaacccaggaggtgaaggctatAGATTGCACCgttgaactccagcttgggtgacagagcaaaactctgtgtcaaaaaaaaagagaaaagaccctGTATAAGTATGTAGTTCAAGAATTAAGATTCAACTTTCATTACCAAAAATaagcttagaaaaatattttttggctgggcacagtgtgactcacgcctgtaatcccagcactttgggaggccgaggccggtggattacgaggtcaggagtttgagatcagcctggccaatatggtgaaaccttgtctctactaaaaatacaaaagagcagACTGAATCTGTCAACCAATAATGGGGATAAAGCAGACTCTGCTTTAAAATCTCCACTGTGGTTAAAAATTCTGCATGGGAATAACATTTAAAAGCCACAAAGAGAGGTGCTATCCCAGCCACTCACCGCTTGGTGCCCTTTGACTTGGGATTTTTGGCAAACAAAGAGGTATCAAGTGACTCCAGGGACTTTCCTTTGGTGCTGAATAGTCTCTGGGCTCGCTCTTCTAGGGTCCTAAGGAGACAGAACGGGCAAAGGATTTCAGGGTTACTTTACCACACAGGCTTGCTTATTTTTGCAGTatggaagaacagaaaaaaatatgtaatcagaGCTACTTAGAAGACTGTGCAAACACATAGTAAATCAAACAGTTTTGATAGAAAAACCATTCCTTACCCGCCACATTTCAAGCCTAAAGCTAAGAGAGCAGATTTCAATCTGTCCAAACCCAGAGAGGCCAACTcctgtacaaaaagaaaaattacaatattACATTAAGATTTTTGGGAAACAACAAATGCAGGCCAGTGGGTGGGtgttcctgaggctgtgtcaggaCCACACATTTCACAGCCGATACGGAAGTAAGTCTAAACTCTCCAGAGGACTGAGCCTATAGTCATCTTCAGACTTAAACATACTGGTAGTAACTATTACTGTTACTACAGCTTAATGTAGTTAGAACAATTatttcagtttcccaagtagttaattatttttttctttttaccttgcTACCTTCTTTGTAGATGCTTGATCCCAGGAAATAGTGCCTTATCACAACACAACCACGGTATTAAAGACAGGAGAGCAAGTGGTCCCTCTGAATGACAGACAGGGAGAACACTACTACCACTGAAGGAAACATACCTCCCAGGAGGAGAATGCGGAGAGGTCAAGATGGGCTCCAGCATGGGTCAGAGCACTGCTTGTCTCTTTCTGGAAAGAAGAACAATATGTTATTTATTAAGATCCAGATTTATGCATTGgaaccaaacaaagaaaaaaaagattcaggtttaggctgggcatagtggctcacaactataatctcaacactttgggaggccaaggtgagtggactgcttgagctcagaagttaaGAGATCAGCCAcagcaacacggtgaaaacccacctctacaaaaaaatacatgaattagctgggtatggtggcacgtgccagctactcaggaatctaaagtgggaggatctcctgagccctggcggttgaggctgcagcagtgaggtatgattgtaccactgcactccagcctaggagccAGATGGAGAATTCgcttccaaaaaacaaacaaacaaaaacaggtttAGAATGAACGTAAGGTTGGTCCACATTCTCTGCCTGGAGAGTTCAGGAAAAACTCATGTTTATCCCCCACAAGCAAGAATATAGATTCCTAACATATGATAGAATAAGTTTTTGGTCAGCAGAAACCACATAGCAGTAATGATGTGATTGGTGAAAATCTGGGCACAGTCAAAGGCAAGTGGGCCCTGCTAATCTTGCTCCAaagtacacacaaaaaaacctagcATATTTGGCAGGGAATACCTCATGGTCACAAGTGATACAAAGGAATTGATATCTAATGCCCTAAAGTGGAAGCTcaagataaaggaaaataatcagtTCAATTCCCTGGCATGTCCACCATTCACACCCCACTGAAGCTCACCGGCCATCCAGGAAAGGTCCCATTCTCCCATTTCTTCTCAAACTCAGCCTGAATCTTCCCAAAAAGTTCATTCTGATCTTGGAGAGGCTTCACTCTATCTGTGTAATCCTGAAGGTACTCAAGCAGCATCTCTAGGTATCTACAGAGGAACAcacaacaaagagaaagaaaaagtatcttGTTATATTCCCTGTAGAATAAATAGTACTTATAATTCTAGTAATAGcattttttaataatcttttttttttttttttttgagacggagtttcgctcttgttacccaggctggagtgcaatggcgcaatctcggctcaccgcaacctccgcctcctgggttgaagcaattctcctgcctcagcctcctgagtagccgggattacaggcacgtgccaccatgcccagctaattttttgtatttttagtagagacgggatttcactatgttgaccaggatggtctcgatctcttgaccttgtgatccacccgcctcggcctcccaaagtgctgggattacaggcttgagccaccgcgcccggcaataatcatttttaaatgaacttataATGGACTTTTCTCCCGACATGTCATTTTGATTCTGACCTTTCCTACCTCCCTTTAGTCTCATGAAATAATGCTAAATGCTAAGGTCTTAATTATCTTGCacagaaaatatttcagtaaaaagaaaataagaaaaagagagaaagggtaTAAAATCACTAATCAGGGGAACAATtaacaaaaacatacatttttgacTTACACATCACACCCAAGCATCTCACTCTAGTCACAATCTGAGAAAGtctaattttttcccattaaactTCAAAAACACTTAAGTCCCAGAGTGGGAGAGTTCCTTCTACAGTGAGACAAAATTAAGAACAGTATgggcgccgggcgcggtagctcaagcctgtaatcccagcactttgggaggccgaggcgggtggatcacgaggtcaagagatcgagaccatcctggtcaacatggtgaaaccccgtctctactaaaaatacaaaaaattagctgggcatggtggcgtgtgcctgtaatcccagctactcaggaggctgaggcaggagaattgcctgaacccaggaggcggaggttgcggtgagccgagattgcgccattgcactccagcctgggtaacaagagcgaaactccgtctcaaaaaaaaaaaaaaaagaacagtatgGGCATAATATAGAAAGTTGTGCCCACAGATACACCCTTGCCCATAACCATAGTATCGCGAAGGTTTTAAAACCACATCATTCATAATCCTTATCCTCCAATAAACCTTCATGTACGAAGGAAGTATGCCTTCATTGTATGCCTTCCCGGCAACAAATTCGTAACTTCACTCTCAAAACCTTCACATTGTCTTCTAATCAAATCCAGGAGAGGCCTAGAAGCTCTTAATGCCTACCTCTTATATTCtgcattcttcctttctttaggaATGTCAAATAATTGGTCAAAGATGGACAGGTATGTGATATAATCCAGCTtctgaaaagaggaaagaaatgataGGAACTTTAGTTAGGTATTTATACTGGAACAAGTTAAAATATAATCTCCAATAAGTGAGACCAAAATTGAGTGTTTTCTAACAAAGTAACAAGGGCTggccattttggtttttttgctttCCCATAATAATTCAATCCTACTACAATTGGagtgttaatttcttttttttttttttttttttgagacggagtttcgctcttgttacccaggctggagtgcaatggcacaatctcggctcaccacaacctccgcctcctgggctcaggcaattctcctgcctcagcctcctaagtagctgggattacaggcatgcaccaccacacccagctagtttttttgtatttttagtagagacggggtttcaccatgttgaccaggatggtctcgatctcttgaccttgtgatccacccgcctcggcctcccaaagtgctgggattacaggcttgagccaccgcgcccggctggagtgTTAATTTCACTGGACCAGAAAATATCG
Above is a window of Saimiri boliviensis isolate mSaiBol1 chromosome 11, mSaiBol1.pri, whole genome shotgun sequence DNA encoding:
- the SF3A3 gene encoding splicing factor 3A subunit 3, which gives rise to METILEQQRRYHEEKERLMDVMAKEMLTKKSTLRDQINSDHRTRAMQDRYMEVSGNLRDLYDDKDGLRKEELNAISGPNEFAEFYNRLKQIKEFHRKHPNEICVPMSVEFEELLKARENPSEEAQNLVEFTDEEGYGRYLDLHDCYLKYINLKASEKLDYITYLSIFDQLFDIPKERKNAEYKRYLEMLLEYLQDYTDRVKPLQDQNELFGKIQAEFEKKWENGTFPGWPKETSSALTHAGAHLDLSAFSSWEELASLGLDRLKSALLALGLKCGGTLEERAQRLFSTKGKSLESLDTSLFAKNPKSKGTKRDTERNKDIAFLEAQIYEYVEILGEQRHLTHENVQRKQARTGEEREEEEEEQISESESEDEENEIIYNPKNLPLGWDGKPIPYWLYKLHGLNINYNCEICGNYTYRGPKAFQRHFAEWRHAHGMRCLGIPNTAHFANVTQIEDAVSLWAKLKLQKASERWQPDTEEEYEDSSGNVVNKKTYEDLKRQGLL